From the Colletotrichum lupini chromosome 10, complete sequence genome, one window contains:
- a CDS encoding quinone oxidoreductase, which yields MSQFLISRPFTSIRTLTRSSKPTPILITLAESTRILPSQPFLTQTHHQTRTFIPSPTLQTSLSPAPHFTMASSSSLPQTMNGIQIPRTGGTEVLTHHTDLPLPALAENQVLVRNEYAGINYIDTYFRTGLYKAPLPITPGREGAGTVVKSHPSVSGQFKEGDRVVYMGPFGSYSGYSAVNAAQLLRIPDALATDKAAAALLQGLTAWTFVREAGEVREGEWVLVHAAAGGVGLQLVQMLRAVGARVIGTTSTDEKCALAKKNGAEFIVNSRSQDLVEEVAKITGGHGVDVIFDGVGKATFDSDIEMAARKGRLVVFGNASGAVPPFDILKLGPKNLKVMRPIVNGYTATREELEKYSTELFDMITSGKVEVAIHKAYPLKDVKQAHEDLESRNTTGKLILKVD from the exons ATGTCCCAATTCCTCATCTCGCGACCCTTCACATCCATCCGCACCCTCACCAGAAGCTCCAAACCCACACCAATCCTCATCACCCTCGCCGAATCCACGCGAATCCTCCCATCACAACCCTTCCTCACCCAAACTCACCACCAAACCCGCACCTTCATCCCATCACCAACCCTCCAAACCTCCCTCTCCCCAGCCCCGCACTTCACAATGGCCTCATCCTCCTCCCTCCCCCAAACAATGAACGGCATCCAAATCCCCCGCACAGGCGGCACAGAAGTCCTAACCCACCACACCGACCTGCCCCTCCCCGCCCTCGCCGAGAACCAGGTCCTCGTCCGCAACGAATACGCAGGCATAAACTACATCGACACCTACTTCCGCACCGGCCTCTACAAAGCGCCCCTCCCCATCACGCCCGGCCGCGAAGGCGCCGGCACCGTCGTCAAGTCCCACCCCTCCGTCTCCGGCCAGTTCAAGGAAGGCGATCGCGTGGTCTACATGGGCCCCTTTGGCTCCTACTCGGGCTACTCCGCCGTCAACGCCGCTCAGCTCCTGCGCATCCCCGACGCGCTGGCCACGGACAAAGCCGCCGCCGCGCTCCTGCAGGGTCTCACGGCCTGGACTTTCGTCCGCGAGGCGGGGGAGGTGAGGGAGGGGGAGTGGGTCCTCGTCCACGCGGCCGCCGGCGGCGTCGGGCTGCAGCTCGTGCAGATGCTGCGCGCCGTGGGCGCGAGGGTGATTGGCACGACGAGCACCGATGAAAAGTGCGCGCTGGCCAAGAAGAACGGCGCAGAGTTCATTGTCAACTCGCGCTCGCAGGACCTCGTGGAGGAGGTGGCGAAGATTACGGGCGGGCACGGCGTGGATGTCATCTTCGACGGTGTTGGAAAGGCGACGTTTGATAGCGATATCGAGATGGCGGCGCGTAAGGGGAGGTTGGTCGTCTTTGGCAACGCG TCGGGAGCTGTTCCTCCTTTTGACATCCTCAAGCTGGGCCCCAAGAACTTGAAGGTCATGCGGCCCATTGTCAACGGCTACACTGCTACCAGGGAGGAGCTGGAAAAGTACAGCACGGAGCTCTTTGACATGATTACCTCGGGCAAGGTGGAGGTGGCCATCCACAAGGCGTACCCGCTCAAGGACGTCAAGCAAGCCCACGAGGACTTGGAGAGCCGCAACACGACGGGGAAGCTGATCCTCAAGGTGGATTGA